The following is a genomic window from Longimicrobium sp..
TTACCGAGCTCTTCAACGAGCACTACGACGCGCTGTTCTGCTACCTCGTGCGCCTGACCGGCGACAGCGACCTGGCGGCCGATGCCGCGCAGGAAGCGTTCGTCCGGCTGGTGGAGCGGCCCCCGGCCGACCGGCATCCGCGCGCCTGGCTGTTCGCCGTCGCCACCAACGTGGTGCGCGACGCGGCGCGGGCGCGGACGCGGTGGTTCAAGCTGCTGTCGGCGTCGCCGGACCGGGCGCCGATGGGCGACGTGCAGCCGCTGCCCGACGCGGCCGCCGAAAGCGCGGAGCGCAAGAAGGCGGTCCGCGCGGCGCTCGACAGGCTGTCCCTGAAGGAACGGACGGTCCTGCTGATGAGGG
Proteins encoded in this region:
- a CDS encoding RNA polymerase sigma factor, whose amino-acid sequence is MNVTELFNEHYDALFCYLVRLTGDSDLAADAAQEAFVRLVERPPADRHPRAWLFAVATNVVRDAARARTRWFKLLSASPDRAPMGDVQPLPDAAAESAERKKAVRAALDRLSLKERTVLLMREEGFAHHEIAAAVGTTTGSVGTMLARALNKLAAELAPTSEGLR